A portion of the Bactrocera neohumeralis isolate Rockhampton chromosome 2, APGP_CSIRO_Bneo_wtdbg2-racon-allhic-juicebox.fasta_v2, whole genome shotgun sequence genome contains these proteins:
- the LOC126758343 gene encoding uncharacterized protein LOC126758343: MRTFVVLCFVAVASAQYSYPQQGAVDLSAPIGAAQLSQPIQPVNEYNKEFYSYSAPEHEFDDAGDAGQLANSLKKNLRVVFIKGPENTGLENAALQLAKSAGDERTAIYVLSKQADIGDLANKLNSINHQTQKPEVHFVKYRTPADAENAQRAIQSQYDSLPGPSTSNNGGAAPVLNFASQAPVAPAPAPVAPANSYIPPQASYLPPGRRV, translated from the exons ATGCGTACATTTGTG GTTTTGTGCTTTGTTGCCGTCGCTTCGGCTCAATACAGCTACCCCCAGCAAGGCGCTGTCGATCTCTCCGCTCCTATTGGTGCCGCTCAACTCTCCCAACCCATTCAGCCTGTGAATGAGTACAACAAGGAGTTCTATAGCTACTCGGCACCTGAACATGAATTCGACGATGCTGGCGATGCAGGTCAACTCGCCAACTCGCTGAAGAAGAACTTGCGTGTTGTCTTCATTAAGGGACCCGAAAACACCGGACTCGAAAATGCTGCTTTGCAATTGGCTAAATCTGCTGGTGATGAACGCACCGCCATCTATGTGCTCAGCAAACAGGCTGATATCGGCGATTTGGCAAACAAATTGAACTCGATCAACCACCAAACCCAGAAACCCGAAGTACACTTCGTCAAGTACCGCACCCCAGCTGATGCTGAGAATGCACAACGCGCCATTCAGTCACAATACGACTCATTGCCCGGTCCATCCACTAGCAACAATGGCGGTGCTGCACCAGTTCTGAACTTTGCATCCCAAGCGCCAGTTGCTCCAGCCCCAGCCCCAGTGGCACCAGCCAACTCGTACATCCCACCACAAGCGTCGTATTTGCCACCCGGCAGAAGAGTCTAA
- the LOC126758446 gene encoding uncharacterized protein LOC126758446 — MRVFLVLCSVISATYAASLGYNYGPALGGGLSGGQTSGPSYGGQALGGPSYGGQALGGPSYGAPSYGGPSYGGQALGGPSFGGFAPAAPSYSAPAPASVEVNKEFYTYTAPEHEFSDIGNAGDIANALKKNLRVIFIKGPENSGLENAAVQLAKLAGEERTAIYVLNKQADIGDLANKLNSLNNQHAHKPEVHFVKYRTPADAENAKQAIQSQYDGLGGNTSRYNGGVAPVLDFASKAPAPVGSIENTYLPPN, encoded by the exons ATGCGTGTATTTTTG GTACTGTGCTCCGTCATCTCAGCGACATACGCAGCCAGTCTCGGCTACAACTATGGTCCAGCGCTTGGTGGTGGATTAAGCGGTGGCCAAACTAGCGGCCCAAGCTACGGTGGTCAAGCTCTGGGTGGCCCGAGCTATGGCGGTCAAGCTCTAGGCGGTCCGAGTTATGGTGCTCCCAGTTATGGTGGTCCCAGTTATGGCGGACAAGCACTAGGTGGTCCCAGCTTTGGCGGCTTTGCTCCTGCTGCCCCAAGCTACAGTGCTCCTGCTCCCGCTTCCGTTGAGGTTAACAAGGAATTCTACACCTACACAGCACCCGAGCATGAATTCAGTGATATCGGCAATGCCGGTGACATCGCTAACGCCTTGAAGAAAAACTTGCGTGTTATCTTCATTAAGGGACCTGAAAACTCTGGACTCGAGAATGCTGCCGTACAATTGGCTAAATTGGCTGGAGAAGAGCGTACCGCCATCTACGTACTCAACAAACAAGCTGACATCGGCGATTTGGCTAACAAACTCAACTCGCTCAACAATCAACACGCCCACAAACCCGAAGTACACTTCGTCAAGTACCGTACCCCAGCCGATGCTGAGAATGCCAAGCAAGCTATTCAATCTCAATATGATGGTTTGGGCGGTAATACTAGCCGTTACAATGGCGGTGTTGCACCAGTGTTGGACTTCGCCTCAAAGGCACCCGCACCAGTCGGTAGCATAGAGAACACCTACTTGCCACCAAACTAA
- the LOC126757971 gene encoding uncharacterized protein LOC126757971 — protein MRAFIILCSVVSATYAASLGYNYEISNGPALGGGLSGGQIGGPSYGGQALGGPSYGGQALGGPSYGGQALGGPSYGGQALGGPSLGGHGASGPSLGGHGAVGPSFGNVGHAGPSYNAPAEVNKEFFTYTAPEHEFNDAGDAGDHANSLKKNLRVIFIKGPENSGLENAALQLAKSAGEERTAIYVLSKQADIGDLANKLHSLNHQNAHKPEVHFVKYRTPADAENAKQAIQSQYEGLGGHTSSHNGGVAPVLDFASKAPAPAPVAQHYGGSPVGGVENTYLPPNKV, from the exons ATGCGTGCCTTTATT ATCCTGTGCTCAGTCGTGTCTGCGACCTACGCAGCCAGTCTCGGCTACAACTATGAGATCAGCAATGGTCCAGCACTCGGTGGTGGATTAAGCGGTGGCCAAATTGGCGGTCCAAGCTACGGTGGTCAAGCTCTAGGCGGTCCCAGTTACGGTGGTCAAGCTCTGGGTGGCCCCAGTTATGGCGGTCAAGCTCTAGGTGGTCCAAGTTACGGCGGACAAGCTCTTGGTGGTCCCAGTCTCGGTGGTCATGGTGCTTCGGGTCCAAGTTTAGGTGGTCACGGTGCTGTGGGTCCAAGTTTCGGCAATGTGGGACACGCTGGTCCAAGCTACAATGCACCCGCTGAGGTTAACAAGGAGTTCTTCACCTACACTGCACCCGAACATGAATTCAATGATGCTGGTGATGCCGGTGATCACGCCAACTCATTGAAGAAAAACTTGCGCGTTATCTTCATTAAGGGACCTGAGAACTCTGGACTTGAGAATGCTGCTTTGCAATTGGCCAAATCGGCTGGGGAAGAACGCACTGCCATCTATGTGCTCAGCAAACAGGCTGACATCGGTGATTTGGCCAACAAATTGCATTCACTCAACCACCAAAACGCACACAAACCCGAAGTACACTTCGTCAAGTACCGTACCCCAGCCGATGCTGAGAATGCCAAGCAAGCTATTCAATCGCAATACGAAGGTTTGGGCGGTCACACTAGCAGCCACAATGGTGGTGTTGCACCAGTGTTGGACTTCGCCTCGAAGGCACCCGCACCAGCACCAGTTGCTCAGCACTATGGTGGATCACCAGTCGGTGGTGTGGAGAACACCTACCTGCCACCAAACAAAGTCTAA
- the LOC126758338 gene encoding uncharacterized protein LOC126758338, translating to MRSFLILCSVVAVANAASLGYNYEANSSPALGGGLSGPSYGGPSYGGPALSVPSYGGQGLAGPSYSGPSAAGPSYSGPSAAGPSSFGGLAPSGPSYSAPAAAPAPVEVNKEFFTYTAPEHEFNDAGDAGDHANSLKKNLRVIFIKGPENSGLENAALQLAKSAGEERTAIYVLSKQADIGDLANKLQSLNHRNSNKPEVHFVKYRTPADAENAKQAIQSQYDGLGGNTSSHNGGVAPVLDFASKAPAAPAAQQYGAAPVGGAENAYLPPNKRV from the exons ATGCGTTCATTTTTG ATCCTTTGCTCCGTCGTCGCTGTCGCCAACGCAGCCAGTCTCGGCTACAACTATGAGGCCAACAGCAGTCCAGCGCTCGGTGGTGGACTAAGCGGCCCAAGCTATGGAGGTCCCAGCTATGGTGGACCAGCATTAAGTGTGCCCAGTTATGGTGGACAAGGCCTTGCTGGCCCCAGCTATAGCGGCCCTTCGGCTGCTGGTCCCAGCTACAGTGGCCCTTCGGCTGCTGGCCCAAGCTCTTTCGGCGGCCTAGCTCCTTCTGGCCCTAGTTACAGCGCTCCCGCTGCTGCTCCCGCTCCCGTTGAGGTTAACAAGGAATTCTTCACCTACACTGCACCCGAACATGAGTTCAATGATGCTGGTGATGCAGGTGATCACGCCAATTCATTGAAGAAGAACTTGCGTGTTATCTTCATTAAGGGACCTGAAAACTCTGGACTCGAGAATGCTGCTTTGCAATTGGCTAAATCCGCTGGCGAAGAACGCACTGCCATCTATGTGCTCAGCAAACAGGCTGACATCGGTGACTTGGCCAACAAATTGCAATCACTCAACCACCGCAATTCCAACAAGCCCGAAGTGCACTTCGTCAAGTACCGTACCCCAGCCGATGCTGAGAATGCCAAGCAAGCTATTCAATCGCAATACGATGGTTTGGGCGGTAACACTAGCAGCCACAATGGTGGTGTTGCACCAGTGTTGGACTTTGCCTCGAAGGCACCAGCTGCACCAGCTGCTCAGCAATATGGAGCCGCACCAGTTGGTGGCGCTGAAAATGCTTACTTGCCACCCAACAAGCGCGTGTAA
- the LOC126760285 gene encoding probable ubiquitin thioesterase DG1039, which yields MATLVQALLFMCLCYQNLWITYGATLSPLRISHPVKSQQRNNEYLPPFTTEAENIVEKSINYSSNTIRPPTTYQTQQANKIHQPTQQFASKNLSNTQQATKNLYTSYAAPASGSAPFLYSQPLAANQVPLPTLFPKSLVEHLSPAAQTPTQMQMQQLQQRQQQQQQQQLQKQQQSLYTDYTKQLTSDLPLANTPLLMVEEPTSSLLTPSQNLTLEAARILASTLLEANGEAPLETPGLAPLSNPSALELPNKLNSTDVLILKSQKNAYIIPAPLAKDARNPTNARALYQMRDQLDKAYTINQFVFIIKPERINFLNKLV from the exons Atg GCCACTCTTGTGCAAGCTTTACTGTTTATGTGTCTGTGCTACCAGAATTTATGGATTACTTATGGCGCTACACTTTCTCCTCTGCGAATAAGTCATCCTGTGAAATCGCAACAAAGAAATAATGAATATCTACCACCCTTCACGACGGAGGCGGAAAATATTG TTGAGAAATCCATCAACTACAGTTCCAACACAATCCGACCACCTACCACATACCAAACACAGCAAGCGAACAAAATCCACCAGCCAACACAACAGTTTGCCAGCAAAAACTTAAGTAACACACAGCAAGCCACAAAAAATCTCTACACTTCATATGCAGCACCGGCCTCCGGCTCGGCaccatttttatactcgcaACCGCTGGCCGCCAATCAAGTTCCGTTGCCCACGCTCTTTCCCAAGTCCTTGGTGGAGCACCTCTCACCAGCTGCACAAACGCCAacgcaaatgcaaatgcaacagctacaacaacggcaacaacaacagcagcaacagcagctacaaaaacaacagcaatcgTTATACACTGATTATACGAAGCAATTAACCAGCGATCTGCCACTCGCCAATACACCGTTGCTCATGGTCGAAGAGCCCACATCGTCCCTGCTGACGCCTAGTCAAAATCTCACCTTGGAGGCAGCGCGTATTTTAGCATCCACCCTATTGGAAGCCAATGGTGAAGCGCCGCTAGAAACACCTGGCCTGGCGCCGCTGTCGAATCCCAGCGCCTTGGAACTGCCAAATAAGCTCAACAGCACCGATGTTTTGATCTTGAAATCGCAGAAGAACGCCTACATCATACCAGCGCCGTTGGCCAAAG ATGCCAGAAACCCGACCAACGCACGAGCGCTCTATCAAATGCGCGATCAATTGGACAAAGCTTACACCATAAATCAATTTGTGTTCATCATAAAACCGGAGCGAATCAATTTCTTGAATAAATTGGTTTAG